A genomic region of Homo sapiens chromosome 4, GRCh38.p14 Primary Assembly contains the following coding sequences:
- the THAP9 gene encoding DNA transposase THAP9 isoform X3, which produces MPLKQQLQWDPSSHSLQGFMDFGLGKLDADETPLASETVLLMAVGIFGHWRTPLGYFFVNRASGYLQAQLLRLTIGKLSDIGITVLAVTSDATAHSVQMAKALGIHIDGDDMKCTFQHPSSSSQQIAYFFDSCHLLRLIRNAFQNFQSIQFINGIAHWQHLVELVALEEQELSNMERIPSTLANLKNHVLKVNSATQLFSESVASALEYLLSLDLPPFQNCIGTIHFLRLINNLFDIFNSRNCYGKGLKGPLLPETYSKINHVLIEAKTIFVTLSDTSNNQIIKGKQKLGFLGFLLNAESLKWLYQNYVFPKVMPFPYLLTYKFSHDHLELFLKMLRQVLVTSSSPTCMAFQKAYYNLETRYKFQDEVFLSKVSIFDISIARRKDLALWTVQRQYGVSVTKTVFHEEGICQDWSHCSLSEALLDLSDHRRNLICYAGYVANKLSALLTCEDCITALYASDLKASKIGSLLFVKKKNGLHFPSESLCRVINICERVVRTHSRMAIFELVSKQRELYLQQKILCELSGHINLFVDVNKHLFDGEVCAINHFVKLLKDIIICFLNIRAKNVAQNPLKHHSERTDMKTLSRKHWSSVQDYKCSSFANTSSKFRHLLSNDGYPFK; this is translated from the coding sequence ATGCCTCTCAAGCAACAGCTTCAGTGGGATCCTAGCAGTCACAGTTTGCAGGGGTTTATGGACTTTGGTCTTGGAAAACTTGATGCTGATGAAACGCCACTTGcttcagaaactgttttgttaaTGGCAGTGGGTATTTTTGGCCATTGGAGAACACCTCTTGGTTATTTTTTTGTAAACAGAGCATCTGGATATTTGCAGGCTCAGCTGCTTCGTCTGACTATTGGTAAACTGAGTGACATAGGAATCACAGTTCTGGCTGTTACATCTGATGCCACAGCACATAGTGTTCAGATGGCAAAAGCATTGGGGATACATATTGATGGAGACGACATGAAATGTACATTTCAGCATCCTTCATCTTCTAGTCAACAGATTGCATACTTCTTTGACTCTTGCCACTTGCTAAGATTAATAAGAAATGCATTTCAGAATTTTCAAAGCATTCAGTTTATTAATGGTATAGCACATTGGCAGCACCTCGTGGAGTTAGTAGCACTGGAGGAACAGGAATTATCAAATATGGAAAGAATACCAAGTACACTTGCAAATTTGAAAAATCATGTACTGAAAGTGAATAGTGCCACCCAACTCTTTAGTGAGAGTGTAGCCAGTGCATTAGAATATTTGTTATCCTTAGACCTGCCACCTTTTCAAAACTGTATTGGTACCATCCATTTTTTACGTTTAATTAACAATCTGTTTGACATCTTTAATAGTAGGAACTGTTATGGAAAGGGACTTAAAGGGCCTCTGTTGCCTGAAACTTACAGTAAAATAAACCACGTGTTAATTGAAGCCAAGACTATTTTTGTTACATTATCTGACACTAGcaataatcaaataattaaagGTAAGCAAAAACTAGGATTCCTGGGATTTTTGCTCAATGCTGAGAGCTTAAAATGGCTCTACCAAAATTATGTTTTCCCAAAGGTCATGCCTTTTCCTTATCTTCTGACTTACAAATTCAGTCATGATCATCTGGAATTATTTCTAAAGATGCTTAGGCAGGTATTAGTAACAAGTTCTAGCCCTACCTGCATGGCATTCCAGAAAGCTTACTATAATTTGGAGACCAGATACAAATTTCAAGATGAAGTTTTTCTAAGCAAAGTAAGCATCTTTGACATTTCAATTGCTCGAAGGAAAGACTTGGCGCTTTGGACAGTTCAACGTCAGTATGGTGTCAGCGTTACAAAGACTGTCTTTCACGAAGAGGGTATTTGTCAAGACTGGTCTCATTGTTCACTAAGTGAGGCATTACTAGACCTGTCAGATCATAGGCGAAATCTCATCTGTTATGCTGGTTATGTTGCAAACAAGTTATCAGCTCTTTTAACTTGTGaggactgcatcactgcactgtaTGCATCGGATCTCAAAGCCTCTAAAATTGGGTCACtattatttgttaaaaagaagAATGGTTTGCATTTTCCTTCAGAAAGTCTGTGTCGGGTCATAAATATTTGTGAGCGAGTTGTAAGAACCCATTCAAGAATGGCAATTTTTGAACTAGTTTCTAAACAAAGGGAATTGTATCTTCAACAGAAAATATTATGTGAGCTTTCTGGGCATATTAATCTTTTTGTAGATGTGAATAAGCATCTCTTTGATGGAGAAGTGTGTGCCATCAATCACTTTGTCAAGTTGCTAAAGGATATAATAATCTGTTTCTTAAATATCAGAGCTAAAAATGTTGCACAGAATCCTTTAAAACATCATTCAGAGAGAACTGATATGAAAACTTTATCAAGGAAACACTGGTCATCTGTACAGGATTATAAATGTTCAAGTTTTGCTAATACCAGTAGTAAATTCAGGCATTTGCTAAGTAACGATGGATATCCATTCAAATGA